From Schizosaccharomyces pombe strain 972h- genome assembly, chromosome: II, the proteins below share one genomic window:
- the cid11 gene encoding poly(A) polymerase Cid11 has translation MELLTFTCCPFEGQMQQKKRRFDANLVQLQESEHRNDQINETVDAELTNECWKLYMRLKPSNEEVSRRQQFVDKLRTILSTEIKDAKLDLFVFGSTENNLAIQQSDVDVCIITNGSKYLNSTCQLAQLLYSYGMKQIVCVSRARVPIVKIWDPQFDIHCDLNINNDVAKINTKMLRLFVSIDPRVRPLGLIIKYWAKQRALCDAAGSGTITSYTISCMLVNFLQTRNPPILPAMLDLMSNDDNKMFVDDIVGFKEKATLNKTSLGRLLIDFFYYYGFSFNYLDSVVSVRSGTVLNKQEKGWAMEVNNSLCVEEPFNTARNLANTADNPSVKGLQSEFQRAFRLMSENNACERLCKICEEYQFLDITNEANYGNTNTPFNTAYESFGCNHTVLPEAAAYPKPYYPPQITLSDGGNMNFLYYIPDESNHQSYENKANRDSDFQGQTSLTQGSAPPWHYIPCQSWLVWYPSEDASNPASGN, from the exons ATGGAGTTATTGACATTTACTTGTTGCCCTTTTGAAGGACAAatgcaacaaaaaaaaagacgtTTTGATGCTAATCTAGTACAACTACAAGAATCTGAACATAGAAATGACcaaataaatgaaacaGTGGATGCTGAACTGACTAACGAGTGCTGGAAATTATATATGCGACTAAAACCTTCTAATGAAGAAGTATCCAGGCGTCAACAATTTGTTGACAAGCTGCGCACTATTTTAAGTACCGAAATTAAAGATGCTAAATTGGATCTCTTTGTATTCGGATCCACTGAGAACAATTTGGCTATACAACAGTCGGACGTTGATGTGTGCATTATCACCAATGGTAGCAAATACTTAAACTCAACATGTCAATTGGCTCAATTACTTTACTCTT ATGGCATGAAACAAATTGTCTGCGTTTCAAGAGCACGAGTCCCTATAGTTAAAATTTGGGATCCACAGTTTGACATACACTGTGacttaaatattaataacGACGTGGCAAAGATTAATACTAAGATGCTTCGTCTCTTTGTCTCAATCGACCCGCGAGTACGGCCACTAGGATTAATTATCAAGTATTGGGCAAAGCAAAGGGCCCTATGTGATGCTGCAGGCAGCGGAACAATTACATCTTATACAATTTCTTGTATGctggtaaattttttgcaaacgAGAAATCCCCCAATCCTACCTGCAATGCTCGATTTAATGAGTAATGatgataataaaatgtttGTTGATGACATTGTCGGGTTCAAGGAGAAAGCAACTCTCAACAAAACATCTTTAGGGAGACTTTtaatagattttttttactactATGGATTTTCGTTTAATTATCTGGACTCAGTGGTATCTGTGAGATCGGGAACTGTACTGAACAAACAGGAAAAAGGTTGGGCCATGGAGGTGAACAATTCTTTATGTGTCGAAGAGCCTTTCAATACTGCTCGAAACCTTGCAAATACTGCTGACAATCCTAGCGTCAAAGGACTTCAGAGTGAATTTCAGCGGGCATTTCGACTTATGAGTGAGAATAATGCATGCGAAAGGTTGTGTAAAATATGCGAAGAATATCAATTCCTAGATATTACCAATGAGGCAAATTATGGGAACACGAATACTCCTTTCAATACCGCCTATGAATCATTTGGTTGCAATCATACTGTTTTACCTGAAGCTGCTGCATATCCAAAACCTTATTATCCTCCTCAAATTACCCTATCCGATGGAGGAAATATGAACTTTCTCTACTACATACCGGATGAAAGTAACCATCAAAGCTATGAAAACAAAGCGAACAGAGATTCGGACTTCCAGGGCCAGACCTCGTTGACACAAGGTTCAGCTCCTCCATGGCACTATATTCCATGTCAATCCTGGTTAGTATGGTACCCATCTGAAGATGCATCAAATCCTGCGTCCGGAAATTAA
- the avt5 gene encoding vacuolar amino acid transmembrane transporter Avt5, whose translation MSGYSPLSSGPADVHIGKAGFFSSVINLANTILGAGILSLPNAFTKTGLLFGCLTIVFSAFASFLGLYFVSQCAARLPRGKASFAAVAKHTFPSLAVVFDASIAVKCFGVAVSYLVIVGDLMPQIAPSLGLSSPMFLRRQTWIVFALFVLTPLSFLKRLDSLRHTSVISLIALCYLVFIVLYHFIIGDTVKGEIRYFVPESGFGYLSVLPVFVFGFTCHQNAFSVINEVRNFSQGFVNFTMFTAIISSTLLYLLVAITGYLSFGSLASGNIIAMYDNTSIWIIGGKLAIVVLVLFSYPLQCHPCRNSVYQAIRRSYSAHDMSDGYHAVITLCILLFTHSLALLLSSLEMVLAFVGSTGSTFISFILPGSLYYFFSHKVASPGNSSPLQLRISRAFAAGLAIYGTVVMILCLNINIAKLSH comes from the coding sequence ATGTCTGGGTATAGTCCTTTGTCTTCTGGACCAGCAGACGTCCATATTGGAAAAGCTGGGTTCTTTTCTTCGGTTATCAACCTTGCCAATACTATTTTGGGAGCTGGAATTCTTTCCTTACCAAATGCGTTTACCAAGACTGGTCTGTTGTTTGGGTGTTTGACCATCGTCTTTAGTGCATtcgcttcttttttaggattatattttgtttccCAATGCGCCGCACGACTCCCGAGGGGAAAGGCTTCATTTGCTGCTGTTGCCAAGCACACCTTTCCCTCTTTGGCTGTTGTCTTTGACGCTTCTATTGCTGTTAAATGCTTCGGTGTAGCGGTAAGCTATTTGGTTATTGTAGGCGATTTAATGCCCCAAATTGCTCCATCACTTGGTCTCTCTTCTCCAATGTTCCTTAGGCGCCAAACATGGATTGTCTTTGCGCTTTTCGTGCTTACTCCACTCTCGTTTCTTAAGAGGTTGGATTCTTTACGGCATACGTCTGTGATCAGCCTTATAGCTCTTTGTTACCTTGtgtttattgttttgtatCATTTTATCATCGGGGATACTGTAAAAGGAGAAATCCGCTACTTTGTTCCTGAGTCTGGCTTTGGCTATTTATCTGTTTTGCCCGTTTTCGTTTTCGGTTTCACTTGCCATCAAAATGCTTTCAGTGTAATAAATGAGGTCAGAAATTTCTCTCAAGGGTTCGTCAATTTTACTATGTTTACTGCTATTATTTCTTCTACGCTTTTGTACTTGCTTGTGGCTATTACGGGATATCTTTCATTTGGATCTCTGGCATCAGGTAATATTATCGCAATGTACGATAATACCAGTATTTGGATTATTGGTGGAAAGCTCGCTATTGTTGTACTAGTCCTTTTTAGTTATCCCCTTCAATGCCATCCATGCAGAAACTCTGTTTACCAAGCTATACGTCGCTCTTATTCTGCTCATGATATGAGTGATGGTTATCATGCCGTAATAACATTATGCATATTGTTATTTACTCACTCTCTGGCTCTTTTGCTGTCTTCTCTTGAAATGGTCTTAGCTTTTGTTGGAAGTACCGGTAGtacttttatttcatttattctTCCTGGATCtttgtattattttttctctcaTAAAGTTGCCTCCCCAGGTAATAGCAGCCCTCTACAGTTACGAATTTCCAGGGCCTTCGCTGCTGGACTGGCTATTTATGGCACAGTTGTTATGATTTTGTGcttaaatattaatattgCAAAGTTATctcattaa
- the cti6 gene encoding Rpd3L histone deacetylase complex PHD finger subunit Cti6 produces the protein MPSNSTPANEEKEEESEKIQKSPVDTPHTPNGSVSDNEENETSSTGEVTRCVCGIVESDDEASDGGLYIQCDQCSVWQHGNCVGFADESEVPEVYYCEICHPEFHKVYQRGRGAKQSKYLGNGKPIEASQTEESSSTPPSPATKKSSKQRLTMNSRDAALDYEEYLAIAKEKSLIPRRSRGRTSSKSLSPPAPQDESQGTEINLKQKIEEENDEILEDSKESKDENEENKETSTTNVAETDAPEEETVDTVEEIADEEKHSVKEESGEASPQSSQQSTITSISTTTRSTRKAKREAAAEDKADLPAAVAPKPSKTRKVGGRRGKSSSNDNHRIPQLHPDGTFVETITKPKGLHSRITMTEMRRRVASMLEYIGHIQVEMAAQSAGNQSSTKSSKEGPEEEKETLRMVDNLTRDLLHWEQRFSRT, from the exons ATGCCGAGTAATTCAACTCCCGctaatgaagaaaaagaggaagagtctgaaaaaattcagaaatCTCCCGTAGACACACCCCACACGCCTAATGGCTCAGTTTCCGATAATGAAGAGAATGAAACATCGAGTACTGGAGAAGTAACCCGCTGTGTTTGTGGAATTGTCGAATCCGACGATGAAGCTAGTGACGGGGGGCTGTATATTCAGTGCGATCAATGCTCAGTTTGGCAACATGGGAACTGTGTGGGATTTGCTGATGAATCAGAAGTTCCCGAGGTATATTATTGCGAAATATGCCATCCAGAATTCCATAAAGTATATCAAAGGGGCAGAGG GGCTAAACAATCAAAGTATCTTGGAAATGGAAAACCTATAGAAGCCAGTCAAACAGAAGAATCTTCATCTACTCCCCCATCTCCGGCAACCAAAAAGTCGTCTAAGCAACGTCTTACTATGAATTCCAGAGACGCCGCTCTTGATTATGAAGAGTATCTTGCAATTGCTAAGGAAAAGTCACTAATACCGAGGAGATCTAGAGG GCGAACTTCATCGAAGTCTCTTTCTCCACCAGCTCCCCAAGATGAATCGCAAGGAACcgaaataaatttaaaacaaaaaattgaagaagagaaTGATGAAATTTTAGAAGATAGTAAGGAGTCGAAGGACGAAAACGAAGAGAATAAAGAAACCTCTACTACTAATGTCGCTGAAACGGATGCCCctgaagaagaaactgTAGATACGGTTGAGGAGATTGctgatgaagaaaagcaCTCAGTAAAAGAGGAGTCTGGAGAAGCATCCCCTCAAAGCTCACAACAATCTACCATTACTTCTATTTCGACCACTACTCGGTCAACGCGAAAAGCTAAACGTGAAGCAGCGGCAGAAGACAAAGCGGATCTTCCAGCAGCTGTCGCACCGAAGCcttcaaaaacaagaaaggtgggaggaagaagaggaaaatcTAGTTCGAACGATAATCACCGAATTCCTCAATTACATCCGGATGGAACGTTCGTAGAGACCATAACCAAGCCTAAGGGATTGCACTCAAGAATCACTATGACTGAGATGCGGCGAAGAGTTGCCTCTATGCTAGAGTATATTGGACATATTCAAGTTGAAATGGCAGCTCAGTCTGCTGGTAATCAATCATCCACAAAGTCATCGAAAGAAGGCCCAGAAGAAGAGAAGGAAACTCTTAGGATGGTAGACAATCTCACCAGGGATTTATTGCATTGGGAACAACGATTCAGTCGAACTTGA